TTATCAATGCTCAAAAGGATTTCGTATTTGCTAAATAGATATTTAAACTACCAAATAATGTCCCTATTTAATGGTATCTTCGGTCCCAATTTGTAGattcatatagatatatataagtAGCAAAGACAACTGTTTATGGATATCCTTTTGGTCCTCAAGCTGATGGTATTAGCCAAGAGCAAATCTGCCATCTCTCCGCAGGGCACTAAATCTAGGCATAAACGCCTAAAGCTTAAAAAGGCAATTTCCCTTCCAAGAATTTTTACAAGCACAGTCATATTGTCCAACTGAACCAATGCAGTGCACTAAACTAATAACTAATGAATATAGGTCACAGTTTTCCTTCTTCGTTGGCATCAgaacaaaatattttattttctgataAAGCAACAACAGTTGTATTGCTCAAATTGCCAGGACATCCCGTCTCCAGCACCTAACAAAGTCATGGTAAATGGGGTCCTTTCTTCCACCCTAGCATATTGATTTGGTTATGGGCACTTATACTCTGAGGTCACATACATTAATGAAGGCCCGTGATAATTGCTGTTGGACCCGAATTCTTATCACAAACTATTAGCTACTATCCATTTTGTTCCTGGCCTGGCGGAAAATAAACCAAGCTATTTGGGGTTAAGTTTGATAATCAGAGGTAAAATCAAGATTACATTATATTCTCACAAAGTACACCAGCAAATTCAAACAAGACCAAGTCCAAGCCAGGGCAGTACATTTACCAATGCAATAAATTGTTTTTTGTCAGTCGACTTACTCAATCACTCACTCCTCAGAGACCATGATCCACATGGAATCCATGCAATGCATTTTGGGGAAGGAAAGGATGAAGGTCCCAATAAATCAGTAAAATTATGGTCTGAACTACCAAGTTCCTATTGCAGCTTCATTCACATTCACAGTACTATTCTTTAACACACAATACCAACTCACCAACCACCTATTCAGATCACTTAATGGGAACACCTAGATGAAGCAGATAAACCAGGACAATGACCTTTATCTCATGGTTGATAAGTAAAATCATTAGATATATTTCCAAATATTCTATCAGTACGATTGTATAACCAAACTTAGTGAATGTCATAGGTTGGCATCCATGACGTTGAGATCACTTAATGGGAATATTAACTGAAGCAGACAAATAAACCAGGACAATGACCTCTATATCATGGTTGATAAGTAAAATCATTTGATATATTTCCAAAAATTCTATCATTACTATTGTCCAACCAAACCTAGTAAATGTCATAGGTTGGCATCTATGACTAGTCACCTAATTATGTTGAGAAGCCTAATCTTCAACAGGAAAATTATCAAGCATCCTATATGATCATGAATAACAGGGAAACAGGGTCTTAATCAATCTTCTGAtgatcaaataaacaataggtCTTTCTGAAAAAGTAAAGTATGCAGTAACAGAGAAACCCAGAAAGGGCTCGGAGAGGACAAATAGTTGATAGACTTCATACCTGATCCCCAGAGAAGATGACCCAAGCTAAGGGCTGGCTAAACAGCACACTGCCTTTAACCATACCAACAACACATCGAACTGCTTGAACCAAAGAATAGGCCGCAGCTATCCCGTTAGCTATCACAACAAATCTGGATCCACGGAGACACCGATTCGTGATTATTGAGGATAAGATGCTTAATAGgcaaaattaaaaacataaagaGAGAATCGAAGAGCATACACCAGAGCCTTCATGTTTGTGAATCTAGCTTTCTTCTCAATTGCGAAGATTACTTTAACTTGGGTGTCTGAACCTATGAGAACAGCAGCAACAAGTGCGAGACAACATATCAAACACCTTAAGACCAACTCCGCAAGCCTCACCCTCGTATCCAGAACCTTCATATTGGAGCCATGGGAGACTGGTACATTTCCAGGACTAGCACCAACGTTCAAATAACTCATCTTTTTCCCTAAAGACACACCACCCACAAAATCCGAAGTAGGGATTTGCccaagagagatttgagaaCCAACCTCACCAACCTCACTCACTCATATCACAATGCACTGAATTGATCTTAGTGTCCCTGCTTAAATAGACAACCAAAaaccattttttatttgttttactcGCTAGTGGAACTGGGATGTAAAAAGTTTTCTTCAGATTTCCTAAAAATTTGTGGTTGAGGATTTGATGGAACCCTGTGAGCGTGCCAAGTGGTCAAAGATAAGAAAAGGCACGAGCTTTACATAGGCACCTCACTGTTCTCACTTCTCACCACAGACCCAGAGTAACCCGCAGCGAGGGGCATTTAATAGGGCCTATTCTCACATTTAGAACTGCTTAAATGAGCTCTTTTTATAGGAAAAGCCAACAGATCCTTGTCCCAAGAATTGGTCAGATAAGGTAAGGGGGAGAGGAtctgggaaaaagaaaaagaaagagaaaggtgGAGAGGGTGGGCGTCTTTAACTCATCCCCACCATTGAATCAAGATGGTGGTTGCAATTTAATGTGCATGACCCATTTCTATTTCCTGGCCACACACACACTAGAAAGAACAAAGTGAATTACTTGATTATAGGAGAAGCAAAGTCACTGTTTGAAAGCCCAAAGAGCCACACAAAAATGATTAAAGTTGTCATCttttgatttgggtttcttCTGTGTAGGCCATTCACTAAAATCACTGGTGGTAGGTATGTTGAGTCCACATCTAATCATGATACTGATGAGATGGTGATCTGGTGGTAGCTTTGCCCAATTACATTCACTTGTGCAAGCCAATCGATCCACCACTATTCCAACCACCTTTATTTTTTGTGATGAGAAATTAACGACTGTGTTggggatattaaaaaaaagaaaacaagaaatctGCCCATCCTTGGCGGATCATTTGGAGATATCTGGGCCTTCTACATTCAAAATGCCATCAATGTGAAAGCGATGAAACTCTTCTATCTTCTACTATATGAAATCATTCATTTTCCATGCCAGGAACCCCACAACATGATTGATTAATCATTATATGTCATACATGAAACACTGCAAAATGTAAGGATAGGTTTATATCCACTGTCTTAGTAATtttttgcataaaaatgtgcAACCTTTGTCAAAACTATACCACAATATTAAGTGACTGTTTTTGTCAAGGACGGAGCCACGTTGGTCCTGAGGGGGCATGTGCCCCCTGGATTTCTTGAAAAAATAtactacatatacatatatggttTACAAGCATAGCAGAAAAATTGTAATTAGTTCAATGGTTGTTTACTTGGAAGCTCTAGCATTGAGGTTTGTGTCCTATGTAAGCAAAGtcacatataattttttttttctatttttcgttCCTAGTGTTAGCAAGCCACATactttgttttttgttcttatgtttattttcatttcgaAATTCCTGAGCAGCTTGAGTTTTGTTattcttaaattattttatgcttggttttgtttattttaaattattttattttttaaaattatctctttatcaaaaacaaataacttaattagataGTCAAATTTAATAGTTTTATGACTGATATACGATAACCTACAATCATTAAAACtacttattataaaatatattattcattttgctTGTTCTCTcactaatataaaataatatatgtaattcaattaaaattattataGTATTGCAGACGAAGTTATATTTATTggattaaatattaataaaaaaatataaatagtcaaaaaaattttttgggAAAAATGAACCAATTGTCTTTTATAGCTGAGACAAATATTTTACCCAAAACCATGAGTTATTACTCAAATCGTCCACCCAGAATATCTGTAAGTACTTATCTTCAATTCTTTTACCCAAAACACAAAGTTATTTAATTGTTCAAACTAGATCAAAATCTTGGATATATATACATGTCTTTACACATAGAGATCATCAGTCTATGAATGAAGAGAAGTGTCATTACTCATTATCATCGTTGTGATCAAGTTCATAATCAACAAGGTGGGTAATTGCTCCACTGAAAACAAACTATTATTGAAAATGTTTCCCTTCCCATTTAAATTTCCTCTCTAAGGTGTGCCTCGTTTGGCCTTTTAATGGGGTATTTATAGAATTATAGTAAGTGTTGGAATGGTTAAGATTGTCCTTTTGGAACAATAATAATCATATTCACATACATATGTAATGGGCTTTCCTTCTACCTGCATAATAGACCCAAAATTAAGCCCAAATTTATTGACAAGCTAGCGGCCTTTTGAAAAGTACTTCGGGCCATTTACCAAAGCCCATCAGGGCCCAAAACCTAATGTCCACCGTATTCAAGCTCCCTGTATAAGTTTCTGGCTCAGGAGTGGAGCTTTTAGCAAAGATCGAGAGTGTAGGTTGACGGCGTTGGTGATCAGATAAGATGAACACGGACATCACAGCATCGGCGAAGCCGGAGTATCCAGTGATAGATCGTAACCCACCTTTCACCAAAGTGGTCGGCAACTTCAGCATCCTCGATTACTTCCGTTTGACAACCATAACTGGCGTCTCTGTTACCGTCGGCTATCTTTCCGGTACTTTTGCTTTTCTTATGATATTTCAAAGTGAATCTACGGATATTTCTAATTAATTTGCTTAGTTTGAAATGTGTGTGCGTTTCTGATAACTAGGGATTAAACCGGGCTTGAAAGGCCCATCGATGGTCACGGGAGGGTTGATAGGGCTAATGGGAGGGTTCATGTACGCCTACCAGAATTCTGCAGGGAGGCTCATGGGGTTTTTCCCTAATGAGGATGAGGTTGCTCGTTACCAGAAACGAGGGTTCAATTAGAAAACGGTCAGTGAttagggtttctttttctttgtctgtGTTCTATGAATTTGTTTCTCCGACAaagaacagttttttttttttacttgtggTGATATTGAAAGTTAATAAATTGGAATGTTGTGAACAACTTTGCTGTTGATGATGTATTATGGATGGAGAATTGAACAATGTGATTACTGGATTAAGGTTTGAGAATTTCGTTTTCTTCAAAGAATGAATTTTTTGTAGAGTTTTGAGGTAGTAACATTTCACTTTCACAGCAGAATGCGCAAGCTCGCATCTTGTGTACAATCTTATGAAACCATGAATTTATAGTTTCTAAAGATGTGTGCTCGAGTGTGTTCTTGGGATACTGAAATGATATTGGAGGTGCAGTTACCTATAACTGTATAAAGGGTTATGATGCATTCAGAATTGCAATGGATGTGAAGAGTTATAAATTCATGACATTTTTTTGTCCTAATTTTACTTGAAACTGATGTTCTCAGCGTTGTGATGTAACTGAGTGTTGGATCTATTATGAGACAGAATTGAGGTGCAGAGGAGGTTTACCATACTGTCTCAAGTCCATGATTGGAATAGCTAATAGGATATTGAGAAATGTTGCGTGATCAGTTATTTTCGTTTCTAAGTGTGCATGGTTGCATCACGGCACTAAGTCTGGCTTATACATTTGGGCAACTGCTATTTTGGATATTTCATATTTCGGGTATATACTTCCTGAATGATTTCATGTTTGTTTGGTGTTGTGACTTTTGTCCTATGGTTCTTGAAGCACCTCCGTCTTGCTAACATGTTCTTCTTGCTTAGACCATCTTTAGATGTCCTTGTCTTTCTATCTACTAGTTGCATTCACCAGAAATACATAATCAAGGTAACTAGTTGCATTCTCCTTTTCTTCCACTAAGGCCTTATTTTCCTCTCATGGACTctttaaactagcaacctagttCATATTGGCCCTGCTCACTCTCTTCCTTCTGGCTCCGACATGCATTGAACTGCCCAAGTGGAACAGCAGTGCGACCATCCCACTTCTTGTTCACGATTTTCTCATCCCCTGCAGCAACTTGCATTTGATGTCCAATGGCCATTGGTGTTTTTACAATTTCCCTTGTGACATTCTTGAATCCAAGACTTTTGCCTTCTCATCCATTTTGGGTTTTCATAGAAGAAACGTAATCCCTCTAGACATTTAGACAGTTTGAGGGGTTTTTGCTGAAGTACAGATTGTCTAAGGTCCATGCTCAGGTTGTTCTTTCGTTTACACTTGTTAGCCAGGGACCTTTTACGTCTATTTGGgaaaaatgttgtacgaatcaTTATTCGCGCTTTTGTTGCATAACAGTGCCAGTTATGCTCTAGCTGACAGCCCAAATAATAGTTTCAGTATAACTGATATTCTGAGCTGTGTGACAATTGCTTCCCTATACCCTCCTCTTCTTCCATTAATTGAGCTCACTTTGAAAGTAGGGTAGTTTAATCATCTCTCCGATCTAAATGATTAGAAGGGTTGTCAATTGCTTCCATAACCGCCTGAAAATTACGATTCGACCTTGCAAGAGGAGAGTAAGCATTAGGGGATCAAAACAAAGGAAAGGAATACCACACAGTTGATCAATCGTTGGCTGTTAATCAGTCTTTTATTGCTACATTCTTCTGTCATACCAGATCACCTTGAGTCCATTAGAAAACAGAGTAAAACTGCAacaattctttgtttttctcctcAGTACTTTTTTTCCCTGATAAGCGACAGAACACATACTGAACCCAAGCAATAAAGACCACCTTGTTATCCCATGCTCCATCAGTGTCTGTTCACGTCCACACAAGCACCAGAGATTGCATCCTCATCCCCAGCACTCACTCAAGGACAAGTTACAtaaatcttcatcatcatcttcttgttttatttttaatctTATTCCTCCTTATTAATAACCAAACGCTGAAGACTGAGGGTGGATGCATATTACTCATGTTTCGTACTTGCAGGGCAGGGTGGGTAATGAACATATTGATTGATGGAAAGAACTAGTACAATTGAACTCCATAtgtatgccttttttttttctctttgactGACTCAATTTATTTTAGGGTGGACGTAACCCAATATACATTAAGTTAATGCATCCATATCACAATATTCTAGCTAGTAGTACCAGCATATGATATGATAGTTATGCTGGTGGCCCTTTGAAATGGGAGTTCTTTGTTGACGGTGGAGGTGTCGGTGATTGCATGGCAAAAGGAGTACGTGATGGTGGCGGAGTACGTGGATCTGCCGTTGAGGTCGATGGCGACGGTGGCGGCACTCCTGGTACTCCCAGCAATGGAATAGACGTAGCAAAACATTCACCCATACATTCAACATTTCGTTCACCACATTTTCCAAGACATGTTGCCATGTCCAGCATATTGGGTTGAGCATGTGATGAAGAGTATGCATTTGATGAACAGTTAGTTGAGCATGTTAGTATGGCTTGTCCACAGCGACCGAAGCATGGATTCAGCTGGATGATCTGACCTTGTGCTGCTCCCATACACATGATCTGCACCAGCAGTAATGCAATAACTTGAACACAAGAGTTGTTGACATCTCTTAAACCCATTTTTCAAAGTTACTGATATATGCAAATTTGTGGTTCATTTATATATACGCATGAATGAAGGGGTGTGTGTGACTTGTGGGGCTTAGATATGCTAGTGAATTAAGGAAAGCATACAAGTGTTGCTGGGCTTAAATTATGCATAAATACTTGGAAGCATAACTGTTGTGAGTTAACAATAACCCTTTTGAACGAATCAAAATACtaccatgatatatatatatcccattgTAAATGTTGCCAAATAATGCTTGCACATTCTTCGCATTAGTaaccattttgattctttgaatgtATGGATAGTATAGTTTCGTAGGTGATAAAAATTCAAAGCTAAATAAATTGATTCAAAAAGATAATTATTGATAATCATTAAGAGTGTCATAGTAGAATTAACTAGGGATTCAATATTGAATAGTTCCTCCCGTATGTCTAGGACCGACCCTAAGTGTTTTGGTGTCTAAAACGGTATTGTAAAGTGGTGTCCTTTTATCTTTTCATGACTATTTTCTTAGCAACAACGAATGTTACTTAAAAACATATTATCAAATCagttacacaaaaaataattagGATGCAATAATAATTGTGAAAATTTTTTGGAATCCTAAAATTTGTTTTGCTATCAACATATAAAGCAGGGCCTGTCCCCGAAAAAACAACTCTTCAACAGATATATCAAATTCGTCTtgttaaaaaaatgttaaaggGCATCGGTGAaaatgtagagagagaaaatgcttTAGTGTATGAAAAGAACTCTCCTGGTATGTTGTCGTTTTACAGTGTGTTTGGTGATAGTATTACACTAAGCATTTCCTCTAACGCATACGTTAGGGAAAcactctattacacaaaaatcaaaccaTCAAATTTATATACTAGAATAAACCATATTCCTTTCCTTTTATTTCGACTAAAAACAAACGCAATTAttatgcaatcaaacaagtccACAAGCTGATTTAGACTAGCTACTGCCAAGTCTTCTTAAATGAAGACTACTGACCTTTGTCTGGATAGTGTTAATCTAAAGGTAATCTGTTACGTACAATATATTCTACATATTTAAAGAAGACAACCAAACCAAACAAGGCCCCGCACAAAAGACCAACCAAACAATGGCCTCACGCACTGTCGGTGGCTTTGTTTTTGCTCGGGTTATTAACACTTGCAGTCATTGAATAATTTGAGACAATTCTACTCGGggaaaaaaccctaaaacaagTACATGAGTAGGCCCAAGCCCATCTATGCCAAACCCCATGAATCACGCTGCAAAATTTACCCCCAGTTCTATCAAATCTAACGGCTGCAAATCATCGTGGCTCCCACCTGTCCCTCTTCTCCTTAGctgttcaatatatatatatatatatattttttaaaaatatcattgagaaatatgatttacatgtctaactcaatcgattgtcaaccgaaccaattaaaatactaatttcttcttctttaattttaaaaaaatgtttttataaaatatattgaatattttattatttttagctGTGAGAATGTTGAACGtaattcaaatcaaatttataAAATGTTTTGTGGTAAATTGACCAAAATGTGATTAATTCAAACAAACTGAACTACAAagtaaaaaactgaaaaattatttaccaaaaataacatcaaaaaaCTTGGAAGTCGTCtttacttgcacaaaaaagaaataaaaaggaaCAACAAAACGACAGAGGACTCAGCCGTTTTGTCTTTTGACTGCACCCCGGGGAAAAGAATATCatgtatccttttttttttgcccccgGACGGAATTTCCTTTTTatctcaattttcttctttttcttttttgtttgaaaaagaaaatccacagatttttttttgaccaaaaaagtaaagaaatttAATTGACAGCCTTGCCGGGATTGTAGCCGTAGTAAGATAGGTACCACTTAACAAACTTTCTCAACCCGGTATTCAAATCGGTTGTGGGTTTGTACCCGAGTTCTCTTCGGGCCAAGCTGATGTTCGCATGCGTGAACGGCACATCACCATTTCCAGGCATGTCCACGATCCGCTTCTTTGCTTTCGTCTTCAAGTGCCTCTCAAGGATACTCACCAGTGTCGGTACGGTCACCGGAGACGTATTGCCCAAGTTAAAGATCCGGTACTGTGCAGGACCCGTTTTCGTACCACCCGAACCGGTACTCTTCCCCGCTGTATCCAAAGACCCCAAACAACCCTTCACTATATCATCAATGTATGTAAAATCCCTGGCCAAGTCGACCCGGTCCTTGCCCCGATATACTGTGATTGGCTTCCCTTGCAAGATATTCCGGGTGAAAGAAAAGTAGGCCATGTCGGGTCTACCCCATGGACCGTAAACGGTGAAAAACCTCAATCCGGTAATTGACAACCCGTAAATGTGGTTATACGTGTGCGTGATTTCTTCACCTGCCTTTTTCGTAGCCGCATAGAGACTCGCGGGCTGGTCCGTCCGATCAGCTTCTGAGAAAGGGACCTTCTCGTTTAAGCCGTAAACGGAGCTTGAAGAAGCCCAGACGATAGACGGCTGAGGATTAGCCGATTTGCAAGCCTCAAGAAGCGTGACAAGCCCGGCTATGTTGCTGTGGACATAAGAGTGTGGGTTCTCCAGAGCGTACCTGACTCCGGCTTGGGCCGCCAAATGCATCACGTGAGTGAACGCCACGACGTCGAAAAGCTTGGCGAGGAGCCGTGCGTCATTCACATCCCCTTCCACGACAAAGATTCCGTGGTTGTCGAGTTGCGTTTTGCGAGCCTTCTTGAGCGACGGATCATAGTAATTGTTGAAATTGTCAAGCCCAACAACGCCGTCTCCGCGTTTCTTTAGTTGCAGAGATACGTGCGAACCAACGAAACCAGCAGCACCGGTGACTAGTACGGCCATGCCGCCAGACCGATGGATCTGGGCAGAGTTGCGCACCTGCTTCTCCCACTGAATTCCTCCCCAAGAAGCAGCGAAATACTGGCTGCCAGAATCGACAAAGCTCTGGAAACTAAGATAAGAAACGGTGAGTGCGATCAAGAAGAGAGCCCACAAGAACATAGTGCTTGTAGAAGCGAAACACCGATGGAATTGGCGATTCATGGCATGAGCCCTCTCGATCTTGAACTTACCAGGCGTGGACGGAAACAATTCGTCTTCCAACGACGGCATATCTTTCTTGATTCACTTTTCTTGGAAGGGATTTTTGATTGATTCTCCTAAAATTCTAGTGGGTATTCTGGATTCCAAGGCGGGGATGAGTCTTTTCGAGATTTGATTGGAGGAGAGATCGAAATGGCAGTGTGTGGTAGTGGGCGATTTTATTTCCCGCATATGCTAATCGATGGAATTGGAAGGTAATGGAGGGGTTATGTATAATAAATACAACCCCACAAAGAGCCGACAAAGCATACGCGTGAACGCGTTCAAGGACGGCCAGATTGGATAGAGAATCGAAAATATCACGATCACTAGGTTTTTTTgggcaaaaatatatatttagtcCCTCAATTATactattgattttatttttgtctttaaattttctttgctcttaaaatcatccctcaactattcaaaGGTATCTCGTTCATCCCTCAAACGATTCTGGTATCAGAAAAATCATGCGTGGCATCCCGATTAGAGTAATTTTTACACCTGTCATCCCATTTGACTTAAAGTTTACACATGTTATCTCATAAAATCCCTAAAATACTTAACTCTTCAAAATCTCCAAACTATTTTATTATATAGTTTAAGCACTAAAAGTGCTAGACATTGATAATTTAGGGATGATATCATTCTCGTTTGTCAAAGTATGCCAATTCGGATTACTCTGATATACTAAATAGATGTCACGTTACATTTTTCTGGCCACTATCTCATTTGGAGGACGAAATAGATACCTTTCAATAGTTGGAAGGACGaaactaagaacaaaaaaattttaaggacgaaagtgaaactaggtGTATAGTTTAGGGACCAAATAttatattgtcttttttttttttactttttgactAACAACAATAAACGAGTGtagaaacaattttttttaaaaaataaaaaataaaaatctgaaGTGAATGTTAAGCCCTCCTACATCTTCCTATCAACGGTTAAGTCCTCTTTAATGTCATTTTTTGCCACTAACAGATGAGTCGGGTTACAACTCAGCCCCTCACATCTCAAACGTTTTCACTTTGGTCACTGGCGTTGCTGAATTGCAACACAGTTAGCTTTTTTTGTCATTTCGGTCAATGAACTTGCCGACATGGCATAAGATCgtcaaaaaaatcatttttttcagTAATAACTGCCTATgtggaaattaaaaaataataatttaattgagCTGACTGATCTGGACGGTAAAAGAGGATCATCCACCTACGGCCGTGATAATTctaaattcataaaaaatatatatcttttaAACTCTCTCAACTAGAGACAGTGCAACTGTTCAAATGGGTTAGGTTTGACCAATTCGGATCAACGTTGGATCTTCGTATCCTGATGGCTATTATAGCTTAAAAATGGGTGGGTATGGTCGACCTCATGTTGGGGAGttgattggtggtggtggtcacCAAGAAAGGTTACTCGGGTGGTCAGATTGGGCCTTTTTTTAGATAAATTTATGACTTTTGTGCAAATTTTCAGCCAAACCAAAGGTTGTTGGCCACCGAGCTAGGTTGGCTTTTGATGGTGAAGGTCCAAGGAAGATTTTTGGTAGGTCGATCATCTGAAATGAAGGCTGAACAACGAAATTGCCATTGGAGGTGGCTATGGTGCTCACTGGAGaagaaagaataaagaaaagagATTAGTGTCATGTgtattttacaaaaataaaatttatacaaAATTTCCACTTATGCAGATGTCTGTTaacaaatgatttttttgtacTTTTTATGCCATGTCAGCACATTGACTGACCCAAACCCAGCAAATCCTGATCGTGTTACAATTCAGCAACACCACTGCCCAAAGTGAAATGTTAGTGGCTGAGTTGTAACCTGACTCATCTATCAATGGTCAAAAGTGACATTAACTCCCTCTTACTATATGACAAGTGTAGTTTAAGCCATCTCATTACATCTCAGGTGAACTTTAAACTCTTGTACTTTTTTCGATCAATATTAAGCCCTCATAATATTTTCGTTGGATTAAATAGAAGGGTTTAAAATTCACGTGAGATATAATAAGGGGGCTTATACGTGTTTTATGCCGACTTTCTATAATTAACAAACAACTAGGCATCcacacttttttcttttttttaaaactgcCTCTACCTTTTGGCTAGGCATTAGATAAATTCTTTCGATAATAATTTACAAACCACAGATACTAGGAAATCTCATGAAAAATTCATGTGTGATCTACACCACTAGAGATGATTGAAACCCGATAAGAGAGAGTGGACTTATAACTTATTAGTTAATTTTTAAAACGTGGAGAATTTTGGACCAAAATAAGAAGAATATATTAATAGTTtggaccaaaaaataaaaaagaaattaatagtGAGAACTGATAAATTAACACTACTGTTTACCGGAAGAATTGGTGATGACGACAAGAGAAGCTGCTTTTGGGAAAACCGAAGTAGCCGGTGGAATAGGGTAGTACTATTGGGTGTACGTGAATCAGCATTCCCAGTGGTTTGGTGGGGTCTACAATCTATTCAAGCAAAGTCTTTTACTGCGATGAGCTATTTACAGTAACTGCAACAATGGTTTGTGTGGTTTTGTTGGGTTAATAAAATGTATTGGAGAATGTGTTTGAGTATTTTAATGATGTGATTGgcataataaaatatattgatataatgatataaatttgattatttgttttttttatgtaatagaggtaggACCCATTATATAATGTGTGTAATTGTGAGTGTGATAGTTGAGGTGAGTCCCAAATATGATAAAAAGAAGCCAACATATGGACAAAACAAATTTCATGCCACAACActtggcccaacaaa
This genomic window from Tripterygium wilfordii isolate XIE 37 chromosome 9, ASM1340144v1, whole genome shotgun sequence contains:
- the LOC120006328 gene encoding CASP-like protein 2B1 → MSYLNVGASPGNVPVSHGSNMKVLDTRVRLAELVLRCLICCLALVAAVLIGSDTQVKVIFAIEKKARFTNMKALVFVVIANGIAAAYSLVQAVRCVVGMVKGSVLFSQPLAWVIFSGDQVMAYLSVAAIAAAVQSSMFAKLGQPELQWMKICNMYGKFCNQVGEGLASAFLASLSMVVLSGISAFSLFRLYGSSKSKNVARW
- the LOC120006304 gene encoding NADH-ubiquinone oxidoreductase 20.9 kDa subunit, which produces MNTDITASAKPEYPVIDRNPPFTKVVGNFSILDYFRLTTITGVSVTVGYLSGIKPGLKGPSMVTGGLIGLMGGFMYAYQNSAGRLMGFFPNEDEVARYQKRGFN
- the LOC120006170 gene encoding UDP-glucuronate 4-epimerase 1-like yields the protein MPSLEDELFPSTPGKFKIERAHAMNRQFHRCFASTSTMFLWALFLIALTVSYLSFQSFVDSGSQYFAASWGGIQWEKQVRNSAQIHRSGGMAVLVTGAAGFVGSHVSLQLKKRGDGVVGLDNFNNYYDPSLKKARKTQLDNHGIFVVEGDVNDARLLAKLFDVVAFTHVMHLAAQAGVRYALENPHSYVHSNIAGLVTLLEACKSANPQPSIVWASSSSVYGLNEKVPFSEADRTDQPASLYAATKKAGEEITHTYNHIYGLSITGLRFFTVYGPWGRPDMAYFSFTRNILQGKPITVYRGKDRVDLARDFTYIDDIVKGCLGSLDTAGKSTGSGGTKTGPAQYRIFNLGNTSPVTVPTLVSILERHLKTKAKKRIVDMPGNGDVPFTHANISLARRELGYKPTTDLNTGLRKFVKWYLSYYGYNPGKAVN